A region from the Chitinophaga sp. Cy-1792 genome encodes:
- a CDS encoding D-2-hydroxyacid dehydrogenase family protein, whose amino-acid sequence MRIAILDDYQNAVKDLDCFKLLAGHEVTVLTTTEKDPALLAAKLQGIEVLVLIRARTKVGVALLDRLPDLKLISQTGRSSGHVDLAACTAHNVAVAEGISSPVAPAELTWALIMNAVRQIPKVIEDFKLGRWQTNIGNTIDGKIIGIWGYGKIGKLVAGYAHAFGAKVLVWGSEGSRQSAVQDGFERAATKEEFFRTADVVSLQLQLNKDTAGIVTESDLMQMKPTAVIVNTSRAGLIAPGALLKSLQAGHPGFAAIDVFEEEPIYDINYPLLKMPNVVCTPHIGYVEKSSYELYFSIAFENILHYASGKPTNIANPEVLG is encoded by the coding sequence TGTTTTAAATTACTTGCCGGCCACGAAGTGACGGTACTGACTACTACAGAGAAGGATCCTGCATTACTGGCAGCAAAGCTGCAAGGTATAGAGGTATTGGTACTGATAAGAGCCCGGACGAAAGTAGGCGTAGCCTTGCTGGACAGACTACCTGACCTGAAGCTAATCAGCCAGACGGGCAGGAGTTCTGGTCACGTGGACCTTGCTGCCTGTACGGCACATAATGTGGCGGTAGCAGAAGGTATCAGTTCGCCGGTGGCGCCTGCAGAGCTGACCTGGGCGCTTATCATGAATGCTGTACGGCAAATACCCAAAGTTATCGAAGATTTTAAACTGGGCCGCTGGCAAACAAATATTGGCAATACCATTGATGGAAAGATTATCGGTATATGGGGTTATGGAAAGATAGGTAAGCTGGTTGCCGGATATGCCCATGCATTTGGTGCAAAGGTACTGGTATGGGGCAGCGAAGGATCCCGGCAAAGTGCTGTGCAGGATGGGTTTGAGCGGGCAGCTACCAAAGAGGAATTTTTTCGTACAGCCGATGTAGTTAGCTTGCAACTGCAACTGAATAAAGATACCGCCGGTATTGTTACCGAATCTGACCTGATGCAGATGAAACCCACTGCTGTTATCGTAAATACGAGCAGGGCAGGACTGATAGCACCGGGTGCATTACTGAAAAGCTTACAGGCCGGACATCCGGGCTTTGCCGCCATTGATGTGTTTGAAGAAGAACCGATCTACGATATCAACTATCCTTTGCTGAAAATGCCGAATGTTGTGTGTACGCCACATATAGGTTATGTAGAGAAAAGCAGTTACGAACTGTATTTTAGCATAGCTTTTGAAAATATACTGCATTATGCATCTGGCAAACCAACGAACATTGCCAATCCGGAAGTATTGGGTTAA
- the ppsA gene encoding phosphoenolpyruvate synthase translates to MNNISRYTRNLRDLNQSMTALAGGKGANLGELCHISGINVPPGFCITTDAWHTMMDNNKNLPALLEQLSQLTAADTKAIADASAAIRFAIEHTPIPQEIVAAIEQQLQAFNNDTAFAVRSSATAEDLPSASFAGQQDTYLNISGTTNLFHYISKCWASLYTDRAIIYRLQNNVGHRQISMAVIVQQMIQVFTSGILFTADPLSSNRKVVSIDAGYGLGEAFVSGIATPDNYRVKDRTIISKQIASKERAIAPYPAAEGGTGEVSIPPSLATTATLTDDNILLLEQLGRKIEAHFGQPQDIEWCADNNQFYIVQSRPITTLFPIPATNDHEPHAFISVGHNQMMTDAMKPLGLSFFLMTTGRPMYTAAGRLFVDVAADLAVPARRNVIINTLGRFDPLIKSALQQVMEKPGFIKAQDGAIAGGNTSVVDYQALHNYEPAVVDKLISNSRDSINNLKDNIHGYTGIELFDFILGDIKVMREDMMDQESLGVILTGMNASSWINDNMYDWLGEKNVADTLAQSAPNNITSEMGLALLDVADSIRPYPAVISYLQQVRDDNFLEQLPAYEGGQEVKTAVEHFLERFGMRGVGEIDITRTRWLEKPATLIPLLLSNIRNFPAGESTRKFEQGKQEAHSKEAEILERLQQLPDGEEKVRETKRMTALVRTLVGYREYPKYAIVNRYWIYKQALLQEAVLLQEQGVIQDVSDIYYFSFQELREVVATRQADTALIAERKADFKKYEKLTPPRVMTSDGEIITGTYKRENLPANAIVGMPVSAGIVEGRARVILQLEDANPEEGDILITTFTDPSWTPVFVGIKGLITEVGGLMTHGAVIAREYGLPAIVGAENATKLIKDGQRIRLNGTEGYIELL, encoded by the coding sequence ATGAACAACATCAGCAGGTACACACGCAACCTCCGGGATTTAAACCAGTCCATGACCGCACTGGCAGGCGGCAAAGGCGCCAACCTGGGCGAACTTTGCCACATCAGCGGCATCAACGTACCACCAGGTTTTTGCATCACTACGGATGCCTGGCACACGATGATGGACAACAATAAAAACCTTCCAGCATTGCTGGAACAGCTGTCGCAACTCACTGCTGCCGACACCAAAGCCATCGCTGACGCCAGCGCCGCCATCCGCTTTGCCATTGAGCATACGCCCATCCCGCAGGAAATTGTAGCCGCCATTGAACAACAGTTACAGGCATTCAATAACGACACGGCCTTTGCGGTACGCTCCAGCGCCACCGCCGAAGACCTTCCATCCGCCTCGTTTGCAGGACAACAGGACACTTATCTCAATATATCCGGTACAACAAATCTGTTCCACTATATCAGCAAATGCTGGGCATCACTCTATACCGACCGCGCCATCATCTACCGCCTGCAAAATAATGTCGGTCATCGCCAAATCAGTATGGCCGTTATTGTTCAGCAGATGATACAGGTATTTACTTCAGGTATACTCTTTACCGCCGATCCGCTTAGCTCCAACAGAAAGGTCGTATCCATAGATGCCGGTTACGGACTGGGAGAAGCATTTGTTTCAGGCATTGCCACACCGGATAACTACCGTGTTAAAGATCGCACCATCATCAGCAAACAGATTGCCAGCAAAGAACGGGCTATCGCCCCTTATCCAGCGGCAGAAGGTGGCACCGGTGAAGTATCCATACCGCCCTCCCTCGCCACTACAGCCACTTTAACCGACGACAATATCCTCCTGCTGGAACAACTGGGCCGCAAAATAGAAGCACACTTCGGGCAGCCGCAGGATATCGAATGGTGCGCCGACAACAACCAGTTCTATATCGTTCAGAGCAGGCCTATTACCACGCTGTTCCCCATCCCCGCCACCAACGACCATGAGCCTCATGCCTTTATTTCCGTCGGACATAACCAGATGATGACCGATGCCATGAAGCCACTGGGATTATCCTTCTTCCTGATGACCACCGGCCGGCCTATGTACACCGCAGCAGGCAGACTCTTTGTTGATGTGGCAGCAGACCTGGCAGTACCTGCCCGTCGAAACGTTATCATTAATACTTTAGGCAGGTTTGATCCCCTGATTAAATCTGCGTTGCAGCAGGTCATGGAAAAGCCAGGATTCATCAAAGCACAGGACGGAGCAATAGCAGGAGGCAACACATCGGTGGTAGACTACCAGGCCCTGCACAATTATGAACCTGCGGTGGTAGATAAACTAATCAGTAACAGCCGGGACAGCATTAACAATTTAAAAGATAACATCCACGGATATACGGGAATTGAATTATTTGATTTTATCCTAGGAGATATAAAAGTAATGCGGGAAGATATGATGGACCAGGAGAGTCTGGGCGTGATACTCACCGGTATGAACGCTTCTTCCTGGATCAACGATAATATGTATGACTGGCTGGGCGAAAAAAATGTGGCCGATACCCTGGCACAGTCTGCCCCCAATAACATCACTTCCGAAATGGGCCTTGCCCTGCTGGATGTGGCCGACAGCATACGTCCCTACCCTGCTGTTATCAGCTATCTGCAACAGGTACGCGACGATAACTTCCTGGAGCAGCTGCCTGCATATGAAGGCGGCCAGGAAGTAAAAACTGCTGTTGAACATTTCCTGGAGCGCTTCGGTATGCGTGGCGTTGGCGAAATAGATATCACCCGCACCCGCTGGCTAGAAAAGCCCGCTACACTTATACCACTGCTGCTCAGCAATATCCGGAACTTTCCGGCAGGAGAAAGCACGCGTAAATTTGAACAGGGCAAACAGGAAGCACACAGCAAGGAAGCGGAAATACTGGAACGCCTGCAGCAATTACCAGATGGTGAAGAGAAAGTCAGGGAAACGAAACGGATGACAGCATTGGTGCGCACGCTGGTAGGTTACCGCGAATACCCTAAATATGCGATCGTCAACAGGTACTGGATCTACAAACAGGCCCTGTTGCAGGAAGCTGTTCTGTTGCAGGAACAAGGCGTAATACAGGATGTCAGCGATATCTATTATTTCTCTTTCCAGGAACTCCGCGAGGTAGTAGCTACCAGACAGGCAGATACCGCCCTAATAGCCGAGCGCAAGGCCGATTTCAAAAAATATGAAAAACTGACGCCTCCACGTGTCATGACCTCCGATGGAGAAATTATAACGGGAACGTACAAACGCGAAAATCTTCCTGCGAATGCCATTGTTGGTATGCCTGTTTCTGCCGGTATTGTTGAAGGTCGTGCACGCGTAATTTTACAGCTGGAAGACGCCAACCCGGAAGAAGGTGATATATTAATCACTACCTTCACGGACCCTAGCTGGACACCGGTTTTTGTAGGCATCAAAGGATTGATAACAGAAGTGGGTGGCCTGATGACACATGGAGCAGTTATTGCCCGTGAGTATGGCCTGCCGGCGATTGTAGGCGCGGAAAATGCCACAAAGCTGATTAAAGACGGACAACGGATACGCCTCAACGGAACAGAAGGATATATCGAACTATTATAA
- a CDS encoding MarR family winged helix-turn-helix transcriptional regulator, which yields MESPATREIRKLSQAYAYTSLQLHEAVASKAGLSGTDHKYLGFLLERGQMTAGEIATITGLTTGAVTGLIDRLEKKKLVKRKFAEDDRRKVIIVPDNKRIMALLEPLYRDFRSHTIALLSTFSEKEQQVLSAYFSQAIALMNKTTEKLNSK from the coding sequence ATGGAATCACCAGCCACCAGAGAAATACGGAAACTCAGCCAGGCATACGCCTACACCTCGCTACAGCTACATGAAGCCGTTGCCAGCAAAGCCGGCCTGTCGGGCACCGACCATAAATACCTGGGCTTCCTCCTGGAAAGAGGCCAGATGACAGCAGGGGAAATCGCCACCATTACCGGACTCACCACCGGAGCCGTAACCGGACTAATAGACCGGCTGGAAAAAAAGAAACTGGTGAAAAGGAAATTCGCCGAAGATGACCGCCGAAAAGTGATCATCGTACCCGACAACAAAAGGATCATGGCCCTCCTCGAACCACTGTACAGAGACTTCAGGAGTCATACCATAGCTTTACTGTCCACCTTCTCCGAAAAAGAACAACAGGTGCTGTCAGCCTATTTCTCCCAGGCCATCGCACTCATGAATAAAACCACCGAAAAACTCAACAGTAAATAA
- a CDS encoding helix-turn-helix domain-containing protein, whose protein sequence is MQITEQNTRIPAFDLEPDDIIGSPHFRVYNFKGHIPRKELFLPHRKNHYLVAFIRKGGARKWIDLNPYQTYDNSLYFTGPHQVIVKEASNEINSTGIAFTEEFLSFQENAGLGQLPIIRNPYSRHELKLLPEDVVFVEDMLTKINEEYHKGGEWQRRMLSAYLTVLLTYLSRLYNEQFHNEAVTPDKLLLKRFQARINENYREMHEVGDYAAQLHISAGHLSEVVKAHSGKPAIKHIHERITLEARRLLFHTHQSSKEIAYDLGFADASYFNRFFKRETGMTPAAYRSSVREMYH, encoded by the coding sequence ATGCAGATAACAGAACAAAATACCCGGATTCCGGCATTTGACCTGGAGCCGGATGATATCATCGGTAGCCCGCATTTCAGAGTTTATAATTTCAAAGGCCATATTCCGCGGAAAGAGTTGTTTCTGCCGCACCGTAAAAATCACTACCTGGTAGCTTTCATCAGAAAAGGCGGCGCCCGCAAATGGATAGACCTGAATCCTTATCAGACGTACGATAATTCACTTTATTTCACCGGGCCGCACCAGGTAATTGTAAAAGAGGCTTCCAATGAAATCAACAGCACCGGTATTGCATTTACAGAAGAATTTCTCTCTTTCCAGGAAAATGCAGGGCTTGGTCAGCTGCCCATCATACGAAATCCTTACAGTCGCCATGAGCTGAAGCTCCTGCCGGAAGATGTTGTATTCGTGGAAGACATGCTGACGAAAATCAATGAAGAGTATCATAAAGGCGGAGAGTGGCAACGCCGTATGCTGAGTGCTTACCTGACAGTATTATTGACCTATTTAAGCCGTTTATACAACGAGCAGTTCCATAATGAGGCTGTTACGCCTGATAAATTATTATTGAAGCGATTTCAGGCCCGGATAAACGAAAATTACAGGGAAATGCATGAGGTAGGTGATTATGCGGCACAGCTGCATATATCTGCCGGGCACCTGAGTGAAGTAGTGAAGGCGCATAGCGGAAAGCCTGCTATCAAGCATATTCATGAGCGTATTACGCTGGAAGCCCGGCGTTTGCTTTTTCATACCCATCAGTCGTCCAAGGAAATCGCCTATGACCTTGGTTTCGCAGATGCATCCTATTTTAACCGCTTCTTTAAAAGGGAAACCGGGATGACGCCGGCAGCATATCGCAGCTCCGTCCGTGAAATGTACCATTAA
- a CDS encoding SDR family oxidoreductase: MKTVLITGANRSIGFETARQLLQQGYFVYLGARDIEKGRQAVQQLQSEGLENVAAVAIDVDDIASIKAARETLGKKITVLDVLINNAGILGGFQQSPTDMDLQVLREVFNTNVFGVVAVTQVFMNLLQAAPQPRIVNVTSGLGSLTKHSDPAWKYYQVKPTAYVSSKAALNAYTIVLAYQLRDTAFKVNAVDPGYTATDFNNHHGTGTVEDAAARVVKAATLGADGPTGQFFSDDNAPEGGISPW, translated from the coding sequence ATGAAAACAGTACTGATAACAGGCGCAAACAGAAGCATCGGTTTTGAAACAGCCAGGCAGTTATTACAGCAGGGCTATTTTGTATATCTCGGGGCCAGAGATATTGAAAAGGGCCGGCAGGCTGTTCAGCAGCTGCAAAGCGAAGGTTTGGAAAATGTAGCCGCAGTGGCCATCGACGTAGACGACATCGCATCCATTAAAGCAGCCCGTGAAACGCTGGGTAAGAAAATTACCGTTCTTGATGTGCTGATCAACAATGCCGGCATACTGGGGGGCTTTCAGCAATCCCCGACAGATATGGATTTGCAGGTATTGAGAGAGGTATTTAATACCAATGTTTTTGGTGTGGTAGCAGTGACGCAGGTATTTATGAACCTGTTGCAGGCAGCGCCACAGCCAAGGATTGTAAATGTTACCTCCGGCCTGGGCTCTCTGACCAAACACAGTGATCCTGCATGGAAATATTACCAGGTGAAGCCTACGGCCTATGTTTCCTCCAAAGCGGCCCTCAATGCCTATACCATCGTATTGGCTTATCAGCTGCGCGATACTGCCTTCAAGGTAAATGCAGTAGACCCGGGCTATACCGCCACAGATTTCAATAACCACCACGGCACCGGCACGGTGGAAGACGCCGCAGCAAGGGTAGTGAAGGCGGCTACCTTAGGTGCGGACGGTCCTACCGGCCAATTTTTCAGCGATGATAATGCACCGGAAGGTGGTATCAGTCCATGGTAA
- a CDS encoding arginase family protein, which produces MKHSSDTLRLVYPQWQGGVINSLLPELDPDDAATGYFLGAQLLSFLAPDNGQRTVEVPVSMDVSDRKTENGINSRAVIIKQIKAALEILLEENPSGIVTLGGDCAVSAVPFSYLGKKYADDVAIVWIDAHPDINLPGDPYTGFHAMVLSALLGLGDDSIVGLLPAHFKPEHTLIVGLRSWDHPGIKERQEELGIKGLAPAAVAGSSAPVLDWLKATGKSKVLIHFDLDVLDPKEIIAAVGTDPEGLKINEVIRIIRDIAAAYDVVGLTVAEHMPRVAIKLRNILRQLPLLNDEVDSE; this is translated from the coding sequence ATGAAGCACTCCAGCGACACCCTCCGACTTGTATATCCGCAATGGCAGGGCGGTGTGATAAACTCGCTGCTGCCTGAACTGGACCCTGACGATGCAGCCACAGGTTACTTCCTGGGGGCACAGCTGCTCAGCTTCCTGGCACCGGATAATGGCCAGCGGACAGTTGAAGTGCCGGTATCAATGGATGTCAGCGACAGGAAAACAGAGAACGGTATTAACTCCAGGGCTGTTATTATCAAACAGATAAAGGCTGCACTGGAAATTTTACTGGAAGAAAACCCGTCCGGTATTGTGACGCTGGGTGGTGATTGTGCCGTCAGTGCAGTGCCGTTTTCTTACCTGGGAAAAAAGTATGCAGATGATGTGGCGATTGTATGGATAGATGCCCATCCGGATATTAACCTGCCCGGAGATCCCTATACCGGATTTCATGCCATGGTATTATCGGCATTGCTGGGTTTGGGAGATGACAGCATCGTAGGATTATTACCGGCTCATTTTAAACCGGAACATACACTGATCGTTGGCCTGAGAAGCTGGGACCATCCAGGTATCAAAGAGCGTCAGGAGGAGTTAGGCATTAAAGGGCTGGCTCCCGCAGCAGTAGCCGGCAGCAGTGCGCCGGTACTGGACTGGCTGAAGGCAACAGGCAAATCAAAAGTCCTGATTCATTTTGACCTGGACGTACTAGACCCCAAGGAAATAATTGCAGCCGTTGGTACAGACCCTGAAGGGCTGAAGATAAATGAAGTAATACGCATCATCCGCGACATTGCGGCAGCCTATGACGTAGTAGGGTTAACAGTGGCAGAGCATATGCCGCGGGTAGCCATCAAATTGAGGAACATACTGCGGCAATTGCCGCTGTTGAATGATGAGGTAGACAGTGAATAA
- a CDS encoding FAD-dependent monooxygenase yields the protein MQTASHQQQYDVIISGAGPVGLFLAGELALYGCAVLILEKTIPQDNPLKKIPFGIRGLSSLSIEALHRRGLLEELQLHKRMKQPHSVPKNGPAPQRQSGHFAGIPLLHSNIDTAQLKFRLPSSNEPALMSEMQELETVFSGRAAALGVTVLYDHPVTDFRQTTDSVTVWSGEESFHAKWLVGCDGSRSIVRKAAGFEFAGTEPEFTGYNAQVELTGAENLRPGRVITPQGLYFQSQPGYLMMQDFDGGAFHASKTPLTAARFQEVLRRISGCDITVTAMHNGTLWTDRARQATAYRKGRILLAGDAAHIHSPLGGQGLNLGLGDVMNLGWKLAATIHNTAPEGLLDTYFSERFPVGEQVLDWSRAQVAVMHPNPHARALYAVLRDLINTPDGATYMASRIWGVSTHYDLGGHHPMTGYNVPNFEFEDGTTIGEIMRDGRGILLDFSNNDQLKSIATEYAAQLKYVAATPKISLGVMALLVRPDGIVAWATDSQADTGELQAAANRWFVRS from the coding sequence ATGCAAACCGCATCCCATCAACAACAGTACGATGTCATTATTTCCGGCGCCGGCCCCGTCGGGCTTTTCCTGGCCGGTGAACTGGCCCTTTACGGATGTGCTGTACTGATTTTAGAAAAGACAATCCCCCAGGATAATCCCCTGAAGAAAATACCTTTTGGCATCAGAGGCCTGTCCTCTCTCTCCATTGAAGCCCTGCACCGCCGTGGACTGCTCGAAGAGCTACAGCTTCACAAGCGCATGAAACAGCCGCATAGCGTGCCTAAAAACGGCCCTGCTCCGCAACGGCAGTCTGGCCACTTCGCCGGCATTCCGCTATTGCACAGCAATATCGATACTGCTCAGCTGAAATTCCGTCTACCCAGCTCCAATGAGCCTGCGCTGATGTCTGAAATGCAGGAACTGGAAACGGTATTCTCCGGCCGCGCAGCAGCATTGGGCGTCACGGTTCTATATGATCATCCTGTCACTGATTTCCGGCAAACGACAGACAGCGTTACTGTCTGGTCCGGCGAAGAAAGTTTCCATGCAAAATGGCTGGTAGGCTGCGATGGTAGCCGTAGTATAGTACGAAAGGCCGCTGGTTTTGAATTTGCAGGCACAGAGCCCGAATTTACCGGATACAATGCCCAGGTAGAACTTACCGGCGCAGAAAACCTGCGCCCAGGCCGCGTTATCACCCCTCAGGGATTGTATTTCCAATCCCAGCCCGGTTACCTGATGATGCAGGACTTTGACGGCGGCGCCTTCCATGCTTCCAAAACACCGCTGACAGCAGCGCGATTCCAGGAAGTGCTGCGTCGTATATCCGGTTGCGATATAACGGTAACGGCTATGCATAACGGCACCCTGTGGACAGACCGCGCACGACAGGCAACGGCCTATCGTAAGGGACGCATCCTGCTGGCAGGCGATGCTGCACATATACATTCTCCACTAGGTGGCCAGGGACTTAACCTGGGGCTCGGCGATGTCATGAACCTGGGCTGGAAACTCGCCGCTACCATACATAATACAGCGCCGGAAGGCCTGCTGGATACCTATTTCAGCGAACGTTTCCCGGTAGGTGAACAGGTACTGGACTGGTCACGGGCACAGGTAGCTGTCATGCACCCCAATCCGCATGCACGCGCCCTATACGCCGTTCTCCGCGATCTTATCAATACCCCCGATGGCGCTACCTATATGGCCAGCCGCATCTGGGGTGTATCTACACATTATGATCTCGGCGGTCACCATCCCATGACCGGCTACAACGTACCTAATTTCGAATTCGAAGACGGTACCACCATCGGCGAAATAATGCGCGACGGACGCGGCATACTGCTGGATTTCAGCAATAATGACCAGCTTAAATCTATTGCAACGGAATATGCGGCGCAACTGAAGTATGTGGCTGCCACGCCAAAAATAAGTCTGGGTGTAATGGCCCTGCTGGTACGCCCCGATGGCATTGTCGCATGGGCTACGGATAGCCAGGCGGATACCGGCGAATTACAGGCTGCTGCCAACCGCTGGTTTGTACGCAGCTAA
- a CDS encoding helix-turn-helix domain-containing protein: MLLYHTHQEFDSPEELKDTIRCFWYERRDYPDEATSYEILPDGYTEIIFYFGDLSNINDQGQLEQLPSPFIMGLLNQPVYQSAKNRIDILGIRCYPWTVFDMLGVPSINNGIQLISHPIETLQAQLQQLISNEQPEAAITLLQQYFLEHMSQLAIDMTLFKAGAAMRSGKGTLAVSEVAAAAHASVRTVERKFKQSSGRTIKDVSGLMRFEQVRNHLWHFPDANLAGLAIELGYTDQAHLSREFRRYSGTTPAAFARRHKKQQNP, encoded by the coding sequence ATGTTACTTTATCATACACACCAGGAATTTGATTCACCGGAGGAGCTGAAAGATACCATCCGCTGCTTCTGGTATGAGCGCAGGGATTATCCCGACGAGGCCACCAGCTATGAAATTCTGCCGGATGGCTATACGGAGATCATCTTTTATTTCGGCGACCTCTCCAATATCAATGACCAGGGTCAGCTGGAACAGCTGCCTTCCCCCTTCATCATGGGGCTGCTGAATCAGCCGGTATACCAGTCTGCGAAAAACCGCATCGACATCCTGGGCATTCGCTGCTACCCCTGGACGGTATTCGACATGCTGGGGGTACCCTCCATCAACAATGGCATACAACTGATCTCCCACCCTATCGAAACGTTGCAGGCACAACTACAGCAACTTATTAGCAATGAACAACCGGAAGCTGCCATCACTTTGCTACAGCAATATTTCCTGGAGCATATGTCGCAACTGGCCATAGACATGACGCTATTTAAAGCTGGCGCCGCCATGCGCTCCGGCAAAGGCACCCTGGCAGTCAGCGAAGTGGCCGCCGCTGCACATGCCAGCGTGCGCACCGTAGAAAGGAAATTCAAGCAATCGTCAGGACGCACGATTAAAGATGTTTCCGGGCTCATGCGCTTCGAACAGGTACGCAACCACCTGTGGCATTTCCCGGATGCCAACCTTGCCGGACTGGCCATAGAACTAGGCTATACAGACCAGGCCCACCTAAGCCGGGAATTCAGGCGTTATAGCGGTACCACACCCGCCGCTTTTGCCCGCAGGCATAAAAAGCAGCAAAACCCCTGA
- a CDS encoding AraC family transcriptional regulator produces the protein MEIRNLHQPYELDLLETSEYQAREHRKTFFEMVFVLEGAGTQIINKHRLPYSKDKLFLIFPQDTHGFEITAMTRFFFIRFNTSYLKTQSKEWIQKLEFIFHNYDHLPGCILDNITDKPLVRALVEALIREHVNQHPQQPDVIRQLINTIITIAARNMLMLGTCHAGTPKSNTALELLADVHQHIYDPEQLKTEKIAQRFNVSPTYISEYFKQHTGRSLQDYIISYKIKLIETRLQFTDMKMNEIVYEFGFSDASHLNRLFKKHAGLSPTAFKNNFIKKQNISA, from the coding sequence ATGGAAATTAGGAATCTGCATCAGCCTTATGAGCTGGACCTCCTGGAAACCAGTGAATATCAAGCCCGTGAACACCGGAAAACCTTTTTCGAGATGGTATTCGTGCTGGAAGGCGCCGGCACGCAGATCATCAACAAACACCGGCTACCCTACAGTAAGGATAAACTCTTCCTCATCTTCCCGCAAGACACACATGGATTTGAAATAACCGCTATGACCCGCTTCTTCTTTATCCGGTTCAATACCAGTTATCTCAAAACCCAAAGCAAGGAATGGATACAAAAACTGGAATTTATCTTCCACAACTATGATCATCTTCCCGGTTGCATTCTTGATAATATCACCGACAAACCACTGGTAAGAGCCCTGGTAGAGGCCCTTATCCGGGAACATGTCAATCAGCACCCACAGCAGCCAGACGTCATCAGACAACTCATCAATACCATCATCACCATTGCAGCAAGAAATATGTTAATGTTGGGCACCTGTCATGCAGGTACTCCCAAATCGAATACTGCACTGGAATTGCTGGCAGACGTACATCAGCACATATACGATCCGGAACAATTGAAAACAGAAAAAATCGCACAGCGATTCAACGTGTCACCGACGTATATCAGCGAATATTTCAAACAACATACCGGACGCAGTTTGCAGGACTATATCATCAGCTATAAAATTAAACTGATCGAAACAAGATTGCAGTTCACGGATATGAAGATGAATGAAATCGTTTATGAGTTTGGCTTTAGCGACGCCAGTCACCTGAACCGGCTGTTTAAAAAACATGCTGGCCTCAGCCCGACGGCATTCAAAAATAACTTTATCAAAAAACAAAATATCTCTGCATAG
- a CDS encoding DoxX family protein yields the protein MNTISYLLLRLGIGASMFGHGLVRLPKLEKFSGWMMGTFEKSMLPTALVKPFSYALPIAEFLVGLLLIAGLFTRQAAVLGGIVMLSLIFGTTMIEGWDFLTGQLVHLVFFAVLLQFISSNTYALDNLLKK from the coding sequence ATGAACACAATAAGTTATTTGTTATTAAGACTTGGAATTGGTGCCAGTATGTTTGGCCATGGTTTGGTAAGATTACCCAAGCTGGAGAAATTCAGTGGCTGGATGATGGGGACATTTGAAAAGTCAATGCTGCCGACAGCCCTGGTGAAGCCTTTCAGTTATGCCCTCCCTATTGCTGAGTTCCTGGTGGGGTTGTTGCTGATTGCGGGTCTCTTTACCCGCCAGGCGGCCGTGTTAGGTGGTATTGTTATGCTCAGTTTAATATTTGGTACTACTATGATTGAAGGCTGGGATTTTCTGACCGGACAGCTGGTACATCTTGTCTTTTTTGCGGTGCTGTTGCAGTTTATCTCTTCCAATACCTATGCCCTGGATAATCTACTCAAAAAATAA
- a CDS encoding helix-turn-helix domain-containing protein, producing the protein MRTECIGDHVKLKGKSYPCTVSLTMNLVGGKWKAVILYHLKDGEKRYNELRKEMPDITEMTLSLQLKQLEKDGLVARKVFGKKPPIKVVYDLTAFGKTFVPVLEAITAWGNQVVVEQGEFVKG; encoded by the coding sequence ATGAGAACAGAATGTATAGGCGATCACGTAAAGCTTAAAGGCAAATCCTATCCTTGTACGGTGAGTCTGACGATGAACCTGGTAGGTGGTAAATGGAAGGCGGTTATCCTTTATCATCTTAAAGATGGGGAGAAAAGATATAATGAGTTGCGTAAAGAGATGCCTGATATTACGGAAATGACACTGAGTTTGCAGTTGAAGCAGCTGGAGAAAGATGGTTTAGTGGCCAGGAAAGTGTTTGGTAAGAAGCCGCCAATAAAAGTGGTGTATGACCTGACTGCCTTCGGGAAAACCTTTGTGCCGGTGCTGGAAGCCATTACAGCCTGGGGAAATCAGGTAGTAGTGGAGCAGGGGGAATTTGTGAAAGGGTAG